The genomic window GAGTATGTAGCTTTCATACCCacatacattttaaaaaattttaaaagaaaaatttgtgttaaaaaatcgTTCACAGGCCGCCATAGGTTGGCGCTCTACCTTTGGCAGCAGTGACATAACATACAGATGTGGTGGCGCTTTGATCACCAGTCGGCACTTGCTAACAGCGGCGCATTGCCTTTACCATTCGgagtatgtatgaatatgtatatagcgGCACATTAAAAACTATCTTTTTAATTTCGCATTTGCACATTCAGTGAACCACCAATTGTGGTGCGCCCAGGTGGTTTCGATTTAGATGATACCGAGGCGAGGGAcattgaaatcgatcaaatCCACATGCATCCAGGTTATCAGTATCCGGGTGTTTACAACGACATTGCAATTCTACTGTTGAAAGAGGAATATTAGTAAGTAGAATAACTTTCTGAATTGCGAAGGCAGTCGAATTTTGGGAAGTGCCTTTGGCGACCTTGAGTTTCAATACTGTTTAGCCAAAAATTTTGGTTCTGTTTCATATGCAGACACTAGACcattaaattttagattttttttcgcAGTACTAAAGTTTAATTTGGTTGCAGTGCCGGCAGATCCGTTAACTCTGGACCAGCATGTTTGTGGGCAAAGCCATTACAGGCGGCAAATGTTACGGCTATCGGTTATGGTAATACACAATTCGGTGagttagaaatatgaaaatatttagaaatcatTTTTCAAGCGATCTTTAGAGGGGCTTAATTTCGTGAAAGGAAGATTAAAGCCgaggaaaaaattatgaaacgaaaaaattatactCAACATTTGGTGAATTTcttaaatgtaattaataataTTGGTTTTTGTCTTACTTTCCGCATATTCAGCCGGTTTATCATCGTCAAAATTAATGAAGGCCGAGCTGAGTATTCTACCAAATCAAAAATGCGCCGAATATTATGAGGAAGATGGCATTATATTCTCGCAATTGTGTGCAAATGACCCGGTAAAAAGGGGTGATACGTGCCAGGTGAGTTGAAACTCTGCCAAAGAGGtgatgattttaaaaatttcacctCAGTTGTCTTTCATTTTCGAGAataatttcatcaaattttcttccaatatattgttgcatattttttattatttgatgttatagtatttaattattaaaatacatcGTTCACACAGGGTGACTCTGGCGGCCCTATTATAATGTACCGTAATATTGGCACGAATTATTTTAATGTGCCCTACATAGTTGGTATCACCTCTTTCGGCATTGGTTGCGGCACTGGAGCACCAGGAGTTTACACGCGGGTCGCCAGCTATATTGACTGGATTGAGAAAGTTGTCTACTATTAAACGTGTCTCATTTTGATATTGTAAGAGAATAAATATTGCGTTTTAAATTGTACGAAAACATTGTCATTATATAGAAATGAATATATatgggaaaataaatatttaaacatagaAATAAAATGGCAACGTATAATTGTTACCTATTCTCCTAAATGTAGGCTAATGAACTGCAACCAGAAGAAAATGTCAGAgtctatataaaatatacaaaatgtatatatgtgacctggtctacgaaaagggggcttaggtgtcaaaaaaaggagaacaattaatgagataacgagaaactgacgaatatttttaacagcttttcccagaaaactagttttcgcacgttagccctcttttcgtagaccaggtcacatatatgaaTATTCAGCATGACAAGCTGACTCGATTTATACATGTCCGTCGGTTCTGCAGTCTTTATAGTCCctcatttttgaaataacaatctgaaattttgcacacgtctttttctcccAAAAAACTTCTCACTTgccgaaaccgccgatatcaaaccactatagcatataactgaaATGCAATCTGAGCAATCGCATTCAAGtgtttgtttggaaaacttttttagttgacgagatatcttcaaaaaaaatttgcatggattattgtctaaggcaaagGTGTAATCtccaaataaattgttcagatcggaaatCTTctgcatatagctgtcatacaaacagaacaatcaaagtcaagttcttTTAAAGACTATTTTGTGTTTGTATAGGGTATTACAGACTCGGTGCAACCAAGATTCATGTTTATttcttgtattttgttttttccaaaataattttgtaaccAAACTCTTTTGTTTGCTAAAGATATTTATATGGGACTCTTGGTGTTTTCTTCAAAGTAAACTTCAACGCAACCAATTATACTAATTTTATTGccaatagtaatttttatttaagtattgtTTTATTCTTAgaccctaaatgtaggcaaagtTTAAATTCAAGTATCAATGATTTATATAAAAACGTTTCCTTCACTTAAAACAAATTCAATCTTCCGaaagtttttggaaaataaattgagGTATGAAAGCACGTTGTCATTTTCCTGGCCTGagattttcatataattaatgAGAGTTTTTAGCATGATCTCACTAAATTTTCACCAAAATATAACTAAGGacaattttacacaaaatttaactCCAACTCAAATGCGCGTACATTTTTCGCCACTTTAGTAGACACTAGTTATTAACCTCAAGTTGTGGTCGCTAGTAGACACAAATTCTTGGAAAGTCGCCATTACTGCATTTAACTTGCTTTAAAAGCCAGAACAAGTTTAGTCATCCTTGTGTACGCTAACCGCCTGGCATACTGGGAAAAATCCGCTTAAAAATGCAGATTTTATATTTCACCGGCAATATTGCTTTACTTGTCGTGCACTTTTCAAGTTTGGGtaattagaaaatttatattaaagctTTATTCTGCAAATCCATCAGTAACGCATAATTCTTGTGACCCCACAGTGATGGGCTGTTATGTGCATCAAAGCTGTCTAACCACACGAAACCGGCTTGGATCCTATGTGACGCGCGATGTGTATCGTCAG from Bactrocera tryoni isolate S06 chromosome 5, CSIRO_BtryS06_freeze2, whole genome shotgun sequence includes these protein-coding regions:
- the LOC120778800 gene encoding serine protease snake-like, whose amino-acid sequence is MYKPKPFTKLFSLLAGAQLLLIAVIVRLAIACHEDQPCLTPRNRLGNYVTHANYLKLTKELQDLCLGVCGYNRTTQFLCCPSLDEPSDKRISQTQCERDHRKFSFIFITNGKPARENEFPFMAAIGWRSTFGSSDITYRCGGALITSRHLLTAAHCLYHSDEPPIVVRPGGFDLDDTEARDIEIDQIHMHPGYQYPGVYNDIAILLLKEEYYAGRSVNSGPACLWAKPLQAANVTAIGYGNTQFAGLSSSKLMKAELSILPNQKCAEYYEEDGIIFSQLCANDPVKRGDTCQGDSGGPIIMYRNIGTNYFNVPYIVGITSFGIGCGTGAPGVYTRVASYIDWIEKVVYY